GGCCGATTTCCCGATGCTCGCCGCGCTGGAGGGGGACAAACCGCTGGTCTACCTCGATAACGCCGCCACCACCCAAAAACCGTGGGTGGTCATAAACCGGATACGCGATTTCGACAGCAAGGAATACGCCACCGTCCGGCGCGGCAGCTATCGCTTGGGCGAGCGCGCCACCGACAGTTTTGAACAGACGCGGAAAAAGGTGCAGAAGTTCATCAATGCCGCCGACCCGCGCGAAATCATCTTCACCAGCGGCGCAACGCAGTCGATCAACCTCGCCGCGTACAGCTTTGGAAAAAAGTTTATCGGCGCCGGCGATGAGATTATCGTCACCCAGATGGAGCACCACGCCAACTTCGTGCCGTGGCAACTCCTCTGCCAGGAAAAGGGGGCGGTGCTCCGCGTCGCCCCGATTACCGACAGCGGCGAAATCATCATGGAAGAGTTCGCCAAACTCCTCGGCCCCAAAACAAAGCTGGTGGCCGTGACCATGTGCTCCAACGTGCTGGGGACGGTGAACCCCGTGAAAGAGATTTGCAAAATGGCGCACGGCGCGGGCGTAAAAGTTTTGGTGGACGGCGCACAGAGCACCCCGCATATGGCTATCGACGTGCGCGGCATCGACTGCGATTTCTACGCATTCTCCGGTCACAAAATGTACGGCCCCAGCGGCGTCGGCGTTCTCTATGGAAAATACGAACTGCTGGATGCGCTGCCCCCATATGTTTTGGGCGGCGACATGATTAATGCCGTCAGCATCGAAAAAACCA
This portion of the Nitrospinota bacterium genome encodes:
- a CDS encoding cysteine desulfurase, producing the protein MTDFNVEKIRADFPMLAALEGDKPLVYLDNAATTQKPWVVINRIRDFDSKEYATVRRGSYRLGERATDSFEQTRKKVQKFINAADPREIIFTSGATQSINLAAYSFGKKFIGAGDEIIVTQMEHHANFVPWQLLCQEKGAVLRVAPITDSGEIIMEEFAKLLGPKTKLVAVTMCSNVLGTVNPVKEICKMAHGAGVKVLVDGAQSTPHMAIDVRGIDCDFYAFSGHKMYGPSGVGVLYGKYELLDALPPYVLGGDMINAVSIEKTTFSKPPGRFEAGTPAISQVIGLGAAVDYLTGIGMNNIAAYEHELLEYGTAVLSKVPGLRIIGTAPRKGAIISFTMDAAHPHDIVTIIDHEGVCVRGGHHCAQPLMARYGVPATSRASLAFYNTKQEIDHLAKALQKVLEVFA